The Lepisosteus oculatus isolate fLepOcu1 chromosome 4, fLepOcu1.hap2, whole genome shotgun sequence genome window below encodes:
- the LOC107075959 gene encoding uncharacterized protein, whose protein sequence is MQRDRAAATSMSPSSLLLALVCLCAQPDQAGSKVDPGFSNCKEFFYHKTTPEWFTSDKDRDICQNYDNIFYFDTKYDTGSRIPLWSAYRLNTKSCPNQPTRRQTWFVEPQVFSSDKEPQMTSEANSDLSIADLKSTQAINEDYQDTSYDRGHLNPFLFQCDQGRTATFTLTNAAPMDPCFIRVRWYKLEKALKDQLQKECNDIEGDPYLITGTVPSQNRKIPVQHEDEEGDRTRDYDRVSVPSHVWTAVCCDHADKNRTFSFAFLGKNQEESQLETLSVAELNLRLPGLYGRSRSIKLFADDCNGDSEKSGNILASVRSKVLDSFKAQITDDDSQIIRETKRAKLDKDKQGIMQSKHLKEQNLILLSEGYYYRFDSLREWFNTMSTLYREDKLACVLTAPSAVYREVAQSDGGGATCSLTRDIQGTSKTITANGYLCKASDQCGYKANSYFLCYTNQGYDYCCVSECSLKDSHYQCWNGNKDVPCSPQYSTVTVKGTPCRPDQQCAKYGKDYYWCYTDYNNNWEYCCSPTHYCDDHGDGYRWCYTDDPHSKNQKC, encoded by the exons ATGCAGAGAGACAGAGCCGCCGCCACCAGCATGTCCCCCTCCAGCCTCCTCCTCGCCCTGGTCTGTCTCTGTGCCCAGCCGGACCAGGCTGGGTCCAAGGTGGATCCGGGCTTCAGCAACTGCAAGGAGTTCTTCTACCATAAGACGACTCCCGAGTGGTTCACATCTGACAAAGACAGGGATATCTGCCAGAATTACGACAACATTTTCTACTTTGACACCAAGTACGACACGGGGAGCAGGATTCCCCTCTGGTCCGCCTACAGACTCAACACGAAGTCCTGCCCCAACCAGCCAACCCGCAGACAGACCTGGTTTGTGGAGCCGCAG GTTTTCAGCAGTGACAAAGAGCCACAGATGACAAGCGAAGCAAATTCAGACTTGAGCATCGCTGATCTCAAATCGACCCAAGCCATCAACGAAGACTACCAGGACACGTCCTACGACCGCGGCCACTTGAACCCCTTTCTTTTCCAGTGCGACCAGGGCCGTACGGCCACCTTCACCCTCACCAACGCTGCTCCCATGGACCCCTGCTTCATCAGGGTGCGCTGGTACAAACTGGAGAAGGCGCTGAAGGATCAGCTGCAGAAAGAGTGCAACGATATTGAAGGTGACCCATACCTGATCACCGGCACAGTTCCGAGCCAGAACAGGAAAATCCCTGTTCAACATGAAGACGAGGAGGGAGACAGGACCCGGGACTACGACAGAGTGTCTGTGCCCAGTCACGTCTGGacagctgtgtgctgtgacCATGCTGATAAGAACAGAACATTTTCGTTTGCTTTTCTGGGTAAAAATCAAGAGGAATCACAGCTGGAGACCTTGTCAGTGGCAGAGCTGAATCTCAGACTCCCAGGTCTGTATGGAAGATCCAGAAGTATCAAACTCTTCGCTGATGACTGCAATGGCGATTCTGAAAAAAGTGGAAATATACTGGCATCAGTCAGGAGTAAAGTGCTTGATTCTTTTAAAGCCCAGATCACAGATGATGATTCCCAAATCATCCGAGAGACCAAGAGGGCCAAGCTTGACAAGGACAAACAAGGGATCATGCAGAGCAAGCACTTGAAGGAACAAAATCTTATCCTCCTTAGTGAGGGATACTACTATCGTTTTGACAGTTTGAGGGAATGGTTCAACACTATGTCCACACTGTACAGGGAAGACAAACTGGCTTGTGTGCTCACTGCCCCCAGTGCTGTGTACAGGGAGGTGGCCCAGTCTGATGGAGGAGGTGCAACATGCTCTCTGACCAGAGACATCCAGGGCACCAGCAAGACTATCACAGCCAATGGTTATCTCTGCAAAGCGTCTGATCAGTGTGGATATAAGGCCAATAGTTACTTCTTGTGCTACACAAATCAAGGTTACGATTACTGTTGTGTTAGTGAGTGCTCTCTGAAAGACTCACACTATCAGTGTTGGAATGGTAATAAAGATGTCCCCTGTTCCCCTCAGTACTCCACTGTTACTGTCAAGGGAACCCCATGTCGCCCCGATCAACAGTGTGCCAAGTATGGTAAAGACTATTACTGGTGCTACACTGATTACAACAACAACTGGGAATACTGCTGCTCCCCAACACACTACTGTGACGATCATGGTGACGGTTACCGATGGTGTTACACAGATGACCCTCATTCCAAAAACCAAAAATGTTAA